ACGCAGGAACAACTAGTAACCGTTGTATCTTATTTAATGAAAAAGGTGAAATCTGTAGTGTAGCGCAGGAAGAATTTACACAGTATTATCCACAGCCAGGCTGGGTAGAGCATGATGCAAAGGAGATCTGGCATACACAGTTATCTGTAGCACGTCAGGCTATGGAAAAACTTGGTGTTACAGCAGCTGATATCGCTGGTATCGGTATTACTAACCAGCGTGAAACAACTATCGTTTGGGATAGAGAAACAGGAATGCCAATCTATCATGCAATCGTTTGGCAGTGCCGTCGTACATCTGAATACTGCGATTCCTTAAAGGAAAGAGGATTAGTAGATAAGATCAGAGAAAAAACAGGTCTTGTTATTGATGCTTACTTCTCAGGAACAAAGATTCACTGGATTCTTGAAAACGTACCTGGAGCAAGAGAAAGAGCTGAAAAAGGCGAGTTAATGTTTGGTACAGTTGATACATGGTTAATCTATAACCTGTCCGGAAGAAAGATTCATGTAACAGACTACTCTAACGCAGCAAGAACAATGTTATTTAACATTAATACTCTTCAGTGGGATGATGAGATTTTAGCAGAATTAGATATTCCTAAATCGATGCTTCCAACACCGAAACCATCAAGTGAAATTTATGGTATGACAGATGAGAGCCTCTTCCAGGGAAGAATTCCTATCGCTGGAGCAGCAGGTGATCAGCAGGCAGCTTTATTTGGACAGACATGTTTCAATCCTGGTGAAGCTAAGAATACATACGGAACTGGTACATTCATGTTAATGAATATCGGTAAAGAAGTTAAATTATCTGAGAATGGTCTTGTAACTACAATCGCATGGGGACTTGACGGCGAAGTTAACTACGCATTAGAAGGTTCTGTATTCGTAGCAGGTGCAGCTATCCAGTGGTTACGTGATGAAGTTAAGATCGTAGACGCAGCTCCAGATTCTGAATTCTTCTGTAACAAAGTTCCAGATACAAACGGATGTTATGTAGTTCCTGCATTTACAGGACTCGGAGCTCCTCATTGGGATCAGTACGCTCGTGGATGTATTGTAGGTCTTACACGTGGATGTAACAAAGCTCACATCATTCGTGCTACAGTAGAATCTCTTGCATATCAGACATATGATATCCTTGAAGCTATGCAGGCTGATGCAGGCGTTAAGTTAGCAGCTCTTAAGGTTGATGGTGGAGCTTGTAAGAATGACTTCTTAATGCAGTTCCAGGCAGATATCATTGATGCTCCTGTACATCGTCCACAGTGTGTTGAGACAACAGCTATGGGTGCTGCATATCTTGCAGGTCTTGCAGTTGGATATTGGAACAGTAAAGAAGACGTTATCGCTAACTGGGCTATTGATAAAGTATTTGATCCTGAGATGGATGATGATCACCGTCAGAAATTACTTAAAGGCTGGAAGAAAGCTGTTAAGTGTTCCTACGGATGGGCAAAAGAAGATTAGTTAGACTTGATTTGATTAATAAGAATTAGCCATTTAGTTACATAATAAAATGCAAGGAGGGATCCATTTATAAAATGGGTCTCTTTTTGTGTGTCAGTTTTTTCTTTTAAGCTCATGTATTTCTCAGTACAGAAAGACACTGAGAGTGCATTAAATTTGTATTTATCTGGTTATTCACTTGATTATGCATAATAAATATGATAAATTCAGAGATTAGAAAGAGTTGTAAAACGATAAGGAGATTGAAATATGGCAAATATAATTTCAGATGAAACAATCGAATATGTCGGAATCCTTGCCAAGCTGGAACTTTCTGAGGAAGAAAAGGAACAGGCAAAGAAAGATATGGCAAATATGCTTGACTATATTGATACATTGAATGAACTTGATACCAGTGGAGTGGAGCCGATGAGTCACGTATTTCCAGTGAATAACGTGTTTAGAGAAGACGTTGTTACAAATGAAGATGACAGAGAAGAGATTCTGGCGAATGCGCCGGAAGCGAAGGACGGAGCTTTTGTAGTTCCAAAGACTTTTGATTAGGAGGAAAGATATGGGGCTTATGGATTATACAGCTGTTGAGCTGGGTAAGAAGATTAAAGCAGGAGAAGTATCTGTTTTAGAAGCTGCGAATGCGGCCATGGATGCTATTAATGCTTTAGAAGATAACTTTAATTGTTATGTAACTGTACAGGAAAGAGAAACTATACAGGCAAAAGCGGAAGAACTTCAGAAGAAGATTGATGACGGAACCCTTACAGGTCCACTTGCCGGTGTTCCGGTTGCAGTGAAGGATAATATGTGTACAAAGGGAACTCGCACAACCTGTAGTTCTAAGATTCTTGAGAACTTTGAGCCAACTTATACTGCAGAGGCAGTTCTGAATCTTGAGAAAGCCGGCGCACTTATTATTGGTAAGACCAATATGGATGAGTTCGCGATGGGCAGTACAACAGAAACTTCTCATTATGGAGTGACAAAGAACCCATGGAATGCAGAGCATGTACCAGGCGGCTCTTCAGGTGGTTCGGCAGCAGCAGTTGCAGCAGGAGAGTGCAGCTATGCGTTAGGTTCAGATACGGGTGGATCGATTCGCCAGCCGGCTTCTTATTGTGGTATTGTCGGAATGAAGCCTACGTATGGTACTGTTTCCCGTTATGGACTCATTGCATACGGCTCTTCTCTTGATCAGATCGGACCGATGGCGAAGGATGTAACGGACTGTGCAACTATTCTTGAAACAATCGCATCCTATGACCCGAAAGATTCTACTTCTGTCAAGAGAGAAGATTATGATTTTACATCTGCTTTAAAAGAGGATGTAAAAGGAATGCGCATTGGAATCCCAAAAGATTATATGGGAGAAGGACTGGATGAGGAAGTAAAGGCAGCCGTTCTTTTAGCCGCAAAGAAGTTAGAAGAAAAAGGTGCCATTGTAGAAGAGTTTGATTTAAGCCTTGTTGAATATGCAATTCCTGCTTATTACGTTATTGCTTCTGCAGAGGCAAGTTCTAATCTTGCACGTTTTGATGGTGTGAAATATGGATATCGTACAGAAAGTTACGAAGGACTTCATAATATGTATAAAAAGACTCGTTCCGAAGGCTTTGGACCTGAGGTAAAGAGAAGAATTATGCTTGGTTCTTTCGTGTTAAGTTCAGGTTATTATGATGCATATTACTTAAAAGCGCTTCGTACAAAGGCATTAATTAAGCAGGCATTTGATAAAGCATTTGAAAAGTATGATGTCATTTTAGGGCCGGCAGCACCAACAACGGCACCGAAGCTTGGTGAGAGCTTAAGTGATCCGATTAAAATGTACCTGGGAGATATTTATACCATTTCTGTAAACCTTGCAGGTCTTCCAGGAATCAGCGTACCGGGCAGCCTTGACAGCAAAGGCCTTCCGATCGGTATCCAGTTTATCGGTGATTGCTTTAAAGAAAAAAATATTATTCGTGCAGCATATGCATTTGAGCAGAGTCGTGAATTTGTAAATTGGAGTCTGAACGGAAAGGAGGAAAAGTAGAATGAGTAAACAATATGAAACGGTCATCGGTCTGGAAGTCCATGTAGAACTGGCGACAAAAACAAAGATTTTCTGTGGATGCAGCACTGCTTTTGGTGGCGCTCCGAATACACATACCTGCCCGGTTTGTACAGGTATGCCTGGTTCCCTTCCTGTATTAAATAAGCAGGTTGTAGAGTATGCCGCTGCTGTAGGTCTTGCAACAAATTGTACGATTACACAGTACTGCAAGTTTGACCGTAAGAACTATTTTTATCCGGACAATCCGCAGAACTATCAGATTTCTCAGCTCTATCTTCCAATTTGCCGCAATGGCCAGGTAGAGATTAATGTAGACGGAAGAAAGAAGAATGTAAGAATCCATGAGATTCATATGGAAGAAGATGCCGGAAAGTTAGTACATGACCCATCTACAGGTAATTCCTTAGTAGATTTTAACCGAAGTGGTGTTCCGCTGATCGAGATCGTATCAGAGCCGGATATGCGCTCAGCAGAAGAAGTTATCGCATACCTTGAAAAGCTTCGCATGATCATCCAGTATCTTGGAGCATCTGATTGTAAACTTCAGGAAGGATCCATGAGAGCGGATGTTAACTTATCTGTCCGCGAAGTGGGAACAGAAGAGTTCGGAACAAGAACAGAGATGAAGAACTTAAACTCCTTCAGCGCAATCGCAAGAGCAATCGAGGGAGAGATGGAACGCCAGATTGATTTAATTGAAGATGGTAAGAAAGTTGTACAGGAAACAAGAAGATGGGATGATGATAAAGAATATTCTTATCCGATGCGTTCCAAAGAAGATGCACAGGATTATCGTTACTTCCCGGAACCAGACCTTGCACCAATCGTAATTTCAGATGAATGGTTAGATGAGATTCGCAGTCGTCAGCCAGAATTTCGTGATGAAAAACAGGCACGTTATAAAGAACAGTTTGGTCTTCCTGAATATGATATCAATATCATTACAGAAGATAAAACACTTACCGACTTATTTGAATCCTGCATCGAACTGGGTGCAGCTGCAAAAGAAGTATCGAACTGGATTATGGGAGACATTATGCGTCTCTTAAAAGAAAAAGAAATGGAAGCTTCTGACATACATTTCAGTCCAGCAAATCTTGTTAAAATGATTCAGATGATTGAATCTGGAGCAATTAACCGTAAAGTAGCCAAGAAGGTATTTGAGGCAATCTTTGACGAGGATGTAGATCCAGAAGTTTATGTAGAAGAGAACGGATTAAAGACTGTAAATGATGAAGGCGCATTACGAAAGGTAATTGAAGAAATCGTTGCGAATAATCCAAAGTCTGTAGAAGACTATAAAGCTGGAAAGAAGAAAGCAATGGGATTTTTTGTAGGTCAGACAATGAGAGCCATGAAAGGAAAAGCAGACCCGGCAATGGTAAATCAGATTCTCAAAGAAATATTAGATTAATACTAATTTGTAGATTTCGTGTAGACGAAAAAAGAAATAATACCATATCCCATCTGCTCTGTAGTCGCTGTGTTTAAAATGCTCGTTCGAATCTTAAACACGCTCCGAAGCCGCATCTGGGATATGGTATTATTTCTTTTTTCTGACTATACAAAACTCACAGTTGGTGAGAATTAGTATTTTTGTTTGAGGAAAACATGGGGTTTCTCCAAAAGTCTATGGATTTTGTTAGGAGAATTTTTTCTCTGGTTAACTCTCATAATCTTCTGGGCAATTTCCTTATTCCCATCCAAGCTTTAAATACTAATTTCCATCTGGAGCCAAACAACAGAAAAGCAGAAATTTAATAGAAAAGGAAATGTGATGTCGGAGCGAATAAAAATGCCGGTCAGGCATTTTCTACGAAGCGACTATCTTCACATTTCCTTTTCTATTAAATTTCTGCTTTTCGTTTCTTTAGTCCATCAAATTAGTATTTAGAAAGGAATATTTATGTGTGAAAAGAAAGTACCTGTATTAAATTTTATGACGAAGAATCGAGATACTCGTTTTTTAAAAAGCTATACATTGAATTATACAAATACAGAAGGCAATGAAAAATTATATGAAATGGTAAGTAACTTTGATTATGAAAAGCCGGAGGAAATTGGACAGAAAGCTTCAGGTGTGGTAATTGTTGGTTTTTGCGGAGAGAAACTTCTTCTTTTGCGAGAGTTTCGCATGGGGGTGAATCAGTTTATCTACAACATGCCGGCAGGACATTTAGAAGAAGGAGAATCGATAGAAGAGTGTGCCGGGCGGGAGCTAAGAGAAGAAACAGGACTTTACATCAAAAAAATCTGTAAAATACTCCCGCCAGCCTATGCTGCACCAGATTTAAGTGATTCTTCTGCCTGGGTTGTCATAGCAGAAGTAGAAGGGGAATTTAATCCACAGACAGAGGCAGACGAATATATCCAGCCGTTACTTGCAGACAGAAAACAGCTTGAAAAATTATTAGAAACGGAAAAATTTTCAGGAAGAGCGCAACTGATGGCGTATTTTTTCTGTAAATTAGGAAAAAAATTATTAGTTTAGTAAAAAAAGGTGGAGAGCATAAGGAAAATTTGATATAATAAGTTTAAAATTAAGAGTATAGACAAAGAATAAAGATTTGTCTGAAAATAAATTTACATTATACGAAGGAGGGAAAAGATTAGTAAGTGTGAAGTTAGATAAAGAATAGTTGTAGTTTTTGGAGAGGAGAGCATATGAAAAAGTTAAAGAAAAGTATTGTGTGGATGCTAGTAATGTTACTGGTATTTTCTATTGTTCCAGTATCTGGAACATCTCATGTGGAAGCAAAAAAAGCAGTTAAAGTTCAAAAGATAAATTTAAACAAGAAGGTTTATACCTTAAAGAAAGGGAAAAAGATAAAGTTAAAAGTCTCTATTCTTCCTAAAAAAGGGAAAAAGAGTAAGTTAATGTGGTCATCAAGCAAGAAAAAAGTTGCAACAGTGACAAATAAAGGTGTTATAAAGGCGAAGAAGAATGGAACGACTAAAATTACAGTTAAAGTAAAGGGGACAAATAAGAAGGCAGTTTGTAAGATTATCGTGGGTGTTCCGGTAACAGCAGTAAGATTGTCAAGTACAGTGCAAAAAATTACAACAGGGCAGAGTTTTAATCTAAAAGCATCTGTTTTGCCTACAAAGGCAACAACAAAAGCAATAAGTTACAGCAGCTCTAATTCTAAAGTAGCATCTGTCAATGCTTCTGGAACAGTAGTAGCTGTGGGAGAAGGAACAGCAGTTATTAGTGCAATAGCTAAAGATGGAACGGATAAAAAGGCAAGTTGTTCTGTAATAGTAACCAAACTAGCACCTAATAATCCAGGAAAAGATGAAAGTAATGGAGAAAGTAAGCCTGCTCCGATAAAAGTTGAAAAGATTTCTATTTCAGAAGAAGAAAAAAATCTGGTATTAAAAAAAGAAGAAAGTATTCAGCTTCATCCAACTGTACTTCCGGCGAATGCCAGCAATAAGTCATTAGTCTATAAATCGGATAATAATTATGTGGCTAAGATAGATGCTAATGGTAAAATTACTGCTGGAACAGTTGCGGGACAGACCAGAATAAGTATTTCATCTGCGGATGGTAAGATTAGTGAAGATGTGGTAGTGATTGTAACAGAGGCTGTTACAGGAATTAAGTTAAGTAAACGCGAATTACAGTTTTATTCTAATTCTGCACCAGAGCAGCTTACAGCTGAAGTATTTCCGGAGAATGCTACAAATAAGAGTGTTTTGTGGAGTACATCAGATGAAAAAATTGTAAAAGTGTCTGATAATGGACTTGTAACACCGGTGAAAAAAGAAGGAGAAGCAACAATTACTGCCAAAACAGTAGATGGAGACTTTGAAGCAGTATGTAAAGTGACGATTTCTTCTGGTATGAAAGTAACAACAGCAGCGGCTCTTAATGAATTGATTCAGGGAAATGAATCATATAAGATTATTCATTTTTCTACGGATGAAACTGGTATGATTACATTACATTCCCCACAAGATGAAGATAAATTTAAAGATACCATTTTGAAAATTGATGCACCAAATGCGACAATTGTAAATCATGTTTCATTTAAAAAAGTAGAGATTATCCGTATTGCAAAGAATACATATGAAGAGAATAAGGATAACTCTATTCTTGTTTCGGCTCCAGAAAGTCATATTATAGTACAAAAAGAAGCAAATGTTGATTTAGAATTAGGTAAAACGGCTAATGATACTATTGTGGAGAATAACGGAATAATAAAAAATTTAGAAGTTAATACCAAGGGGAAAGTTCTGTTACAGGGAACGTCATCTCAGGATAAAATTCCTGTTAAGATAAACGAAAAGGTTGAAATAGCAACATCGAAACCACTTTCTATTACTGCCGAGCAAAAGGCGAAGCTTATTTTAAAAGCAGGCGCTGAAGGAACAGAGGTAAGCAGTTCAGATAAAAAGAATATTCCTGCTGTAAGTGGAATAGGAAGGGTTACGGCAAATATCAGCAATGCCAGTGGAATAGCAGATCAGATGATAATTATTGCAGACAAGACAACAGAAGATGTTGGTGCAGTAATTATTTCTGCATTAAAAGGCGTTGTTACAAATACCGATGGAACAGGTGTAAAGAATGTAAAAGTGTCGCTTGTTGCTTACAAAAAAGATTTTAATATTGGTGATTTTTCAGATGCAGATGTAATTAAATTTGCTAAGACAAATGAAGATGGCGAATACATAATAGAGTCTGTAGAGGCTGGAAATTATTATCTAATTATCCAAAAAGATGGATATTATGATACTGTTCAGACATGTACTCTTTCTAATGTAGAAGGAGAAGTAAATAATGAGCGACATACGATAACTTCAAAAGAGCAGGAAATGCTTCCAGGAAGTGTCAGCGGTAAGATTATTGATAGTGTTGATGGAAAAGCAATAGAGGGATTGACAGTTCGTATTAGAAAAGGACAGAACAATCTTACAGGAGAAGAAGCGTCTGAAGAAGTATATACTGATGCAGAAGGTAAGTATAAAATTATGGATTTAGATCCTGGAGTATATACAATACAGGTAATTGACCTTCGAAATAGTGGAGAACATAAATATATCAGTGCATCATTTAATGTTTATATTGAGTCAGGAAAAGAAGCAACCAATGCAGGTACTGGCTTATCTCCAGTTATAGAATCTGAACAGCTTCGTTTTGTTCTTACATGGGGAAATGAAGAATCTGGTGCACCAAGTGATCTGGATTCTCATTTGGTTGGACCAAAAGCTACATTAGGTCAGTTCCATACATATTTTTCGGATGAAGCATATATGGAAAATGATAATAAATATGCAGATTTGGATTTGGATGATACAGAATGGGAAGGACCAGAAACAACTACAATCTATCAAAAGAGTTCTGGAAATTATTATTTCCTAGTGCATGATTATACGAATAAGGAATTAGAGAACAGTACTGCACTAGCTACTTCTCAGGCAAAAGTAGAAGTATATTCTGGAAGTCGCCTAGTAAATACATTTTATGTTCCAAACCAGCAGGGAACACTGTGGGCTGTATGTTCTTATAATTCAGTGACTGGAGCAGTTACTCCAATAAATGAGATGACATATGAAGGTGAACCAGAAAGTGTAGGCTCAAATTATTATTATGGTGATTTGAAGGTTACAGGAATTAAAACAAACGATTTTGTGAAAAAAGCGACAGTAAATGGTGGAGCAATAAGAATTTATGTGGCCTCAGATGACATTGACAATCATTTAAGTGATATTGTTCCGGAAATCAAACTGAGTGGTGCAGCATATAAAGTTGAAAACGATGAAGAGGATGGTCTTGTTCTTACTATCACTGATGAAAAAGGTCTTGAGAGGACATATCACATTAGATATAGTATTGATTATGGAAATAAATACGTAACTTCTTTCGAGATAAATGATAATGTGAAAAAATACTACATTTATGAAGAAGATAATGAAATAGATCTTTATATGAAATATAAAGACTTGTCTTTAGAAGAAGTACAAAAAACAATCAAGCCAATCACAAAGCAGTCAGGTGTTAATACCAGTGTAAAGGAAGAAGATGGAAGTTATTATCTTGTACTTACGGATAATGATGGAAGTAGCAGATCCTATAGGTTATCCATATATCAATATTATGGAGATATGAAGATAGAATCTGTTGCAGGAGATCAGATTACAGAAGTTGAAACTGATGATGGAGATAATTATATTACTCTTTATGGAAAGGCAGATTCCCTTGATGAGATAAAAGATAAACTAAAGTTTACATTTGGAGTAGATGTAAAAGACAACACAGGTGTTGTTTATGATGAGGATGCAGGTGATTATGTAATCACTGTAACTTCAGACTACGCATCTATAACATATACTATTAATTATTATTTTGATTATGGCAATCTGTGCGTGACTAACGTAACTTCTAAAAATTCAGAAATAATTGATGAAGATGATATTAGTATAAGTTATGCCAAGATTTATCTGAACATACGTAATATAAATCCTTCAGAAGAGCTGATTGATGAATATCTTACATTTGATTTTGGAACGGATACTACAACTGGTAAAGTTGTAAGAGATGGAGATAGTTATCAATACATAATTACGGATAGTGTAACTGGTAAATCAAGAACTTATGATATTGAATGGGATACATATTATACGGATGAATACAGTGTTACGAGTGTACAATCAACAGATGAAGATATCTTACAAGATGTAGAGATGTATAACGATGCCATAGAGATATATGGTGCAAAAGATTCATTAGAGGAGATGCTTCCATTGCTAACCTTTAAGTGTGGAGAAAACGTGATTTCTCAGGAGATAGAAAAAACAGAGGGCGAAACATATCTTGTATTAAAATGTAAGAATAATGTTACGAGAAAGTATAGATTGTACTTTGATATGAGTTATGGATCATTGTATATATCTGATATATCCAGTACAAGTGAACAGTATAACGGGAGTGACTATGAATCGGATTCGAATGTGATTACTATTAGCGGAACTGCAGAGAATTTTGCAGCTTTAAAGGATACAATGGATATTCATATTGCAGAAGATGGTGCAACATGGAAGATTAGTTCATGTGAAGAAGATGGAGAAACAGTCTATTATCTCACATTAACAGGAAGTAAATATAATAGAACATATAGAATTTATTATAGTTACGAAGGAGAACAGGAAAGTTAAAAAAGCGAAATGACAGACAGTTAGTGTAAAATATGTGATATATTACGATAAAGCATATTAAGCATTAAAAACAAAAAACTCGAAATTTATAGTATGTAATAACTGTGCTTTAGAGCCGATTTAAAATGCAAAGTGGTATTTTAAATATAGCAATGTGAGGTAGTTTTACATAATATGAATTTCGGGTTTTATTTGTTTTAATTATACATTTGTGCTATCATTGGAAAGACATATGAAAAAGATTTTTTCTTCAGAATGAGGGGAAGAAAAACGAAAGGTTGGAATGAATTAAGATGAATAAATTAAGAAAGAGAAAGGCAGGAATCAGGACTTTCTTCAAGGGAAAACATGGAAGGAATTTCTTGCTGGCGCTAGATGTTTTACTGGCAGTTGCCTTTTTTGCAAAGCCGGATCTATATTATAATCCGGAAGCTCCGAAATTTTTTGACCGTTTTTATGCAGATTCTCTCATTATCTGTGGCGGTCTGTGGGTTGCTCTGGTTTTTCTGACTGTGAAGAAGATTCATTTTTCAGCAGAAGTAAATAAGATTTTGACGTATATTGCAGGGATCGCAACACCATTTATGGCTTTTTTATGGTTGGAATTTTATAATGATGCACAGTTTTGGGTGCCGATTTTCAGTATTCCATTTTTGTATCTGATATTAGATATTATTGTGTATTATGTGATATATGTTTTATTTTTGCTACTTTTTAATAGCATACGAGGAGCTTCTATCTGCATGATTATTGTGACAGCAGTGTTTGGGATTTTTAACTATGAACTGACATTATTCCGAAGCATGTCATTTATCGCATCAGATATTTATTCGCTTGTGACGGCAGTTTCTGTAGCAAATACTTATCAGTTACAAGTTGATGTTGACACAGCGGAATTTTTTATGATGACACTTGTGTTGGTTGCACTTCTGTTGAAGCTTGATAAAGAGAAGCTTTTTAAATGGAAGGGACGGATTATTTATACTTTAGTATCCTGTATGATTTTTGCTGGATTTACACAAGTATATGTGTACAGTGATTATCTGGAGAATATAGGAGTGGATTTTCGTGTATACCGCCCGCAGTATAAGTATCGTTATTATGGAACGTTGCTTACAACGATGCGGACATTTGGTTATCTTCATGTGACACAACCGGAAGATTATTCGGTGAGTACAGTTAAGAAAATTACAAAGCAGTATACGGATAGTGAATCCGCTGAATCTACTGAATCTACCGAAACTAAGAAACCGAATATAATTGCAATTATGAATGAATCTTTTGCGGATTTAAAGGCAGCAGGTGATCTGCAGGTTTCTCAGGATTACATGCCATTTTTCCGTAA
This Anaerobutyricum hallii DNA region includes the following protein-coding sequences:
- a CDS encoding LTA synthase family protein, whose protein sequence is MNKLRKRKAGIRTFFKGKHGRNFLLALDVLLAVAFFAKPDLYYNPEAPKFFDRFYADSLIICGGLWVALVFLTVKKIHFSAEVNKILTYIAGIATPFMAFLWLEFYNDAQFWVPIFSIPFLYLILDIIVYYVIYVLFLLLFNSIRGASICMIIVTAVFGIFNYELTLFRSMSFIASDIYSLVTAVSVANTYQLQVDVDTAEFFMMTLVLVALLLKLDKEKLFKWKGRIIYTLVSCMIFAGFTQVYVYSDYLENIGVDFRVYRPQYKYRYYGTLLTTMRTFGYLHVTQPEDYSVSTVKKITKQYTDSESAESTESTETKKPNIIAIMNESFADLKAAGDLQVSQDYMPFFRKLKENTIKGYTYSSVFGGNTANSEFEFMTGNTLAFLPDNSVPYQLFLRSKTAGLTHTLKNQGYSPCYALHPFYKTGYSRYKVYPLMGFDKFYTSDNFSVFTDTVNYHITDSEDYKKLISLYENRTDKDKPFYLFNVTMQNHGSYDGSTLETGDDVQIEGDLQSYSKAEQYLNMIKMSDNALKELVHYFEKVDEPTVIVFFGDHQPDLEEDFYNKLLHTDIQKLEGEELEKLYKVPFLIWANYDIKEENVERTSNNYLSTYLAEVAGIKKTGYLEYLTKLREEIPAINAIGYWDKNGKFYGVDDKKSPYYELIHQYNLLEYNNLFGKDDQQKEFFYIKN